TATTGCAGATCTGTCCATGTCAAGCAATTTTTCTACAGTGGTTAGTTTTGAGCTACTGAATTTGAACCATGAGCTTTGTGGTGCATAGTTTGATTTTTAGGCTTTCTACTGTAGTACTAGGCTCACTCTTAATCTGTGTTTCTCTTTAGGTGAAGAACCCGGCGGAATCTTCAATACCaaatctttctttttcaataCCTTCAGTCTTCTCAACGCCTACAGCAGATCCTTTGCCTAATCACAATTATCACCATCTTCCCAACTCTACTCCAACAAGATGGGCACATCGATCTCCAGCACACCCTCTGTTGAGACAGATTTCTGATAGTCGAATCATGGGTCTGAAATCGCCAGACAACTCAATTTCTGAAGGTAGGCCATCATTTGTACTCTCAACTTGCAGCAATGAAATGGCAGCTGGATCCATATGCGGATCATCTGATGGCTGGTCAATGCGCACCTTTTCTGAGCTGGTTGCATCATCACAAAGGGAAAGGTGGTCCTttgatagtgagtgttttggaTCTGGTCGTCACAAGATAAGTGGATCCAGTAGCAGGTTCTCGTATTCTCCCTCCATGGAACTACAATCTTGTGGGGCTTGCTCAAAGCTATTGACCGAGAGATCAACATGGAGCAACCAGAAGTTTATTGCCAACAGTGACCTCTCAGTTGTTGCTGTACTAGTCTGTGGTCATTCATATCATGCAGAATGTTTAGAGGCTATGACATCAGAGGCAGATAGGTATGATCCAGCATGTCCAATTTGTATGGTTGGAGATAAGAACTTGTCAAAGTTGTTGTCCAGAAAAGGTCTTCGGGCTGAATCAGAGATGAAGGCCAAGAACCACAAGATATCCAGAAACCGTGTAGTTGATAGCTACCTTGATGGTGGTTTTGATGTTTTTGATCGTCAAAAAGATATAGATTTGAGAGGAAAAGTGTCAAAAATGGAACCTAGCTGCAGTGCAAGGAGCTCATTTGGAAAGCCATTCTTGAGGAGACACTTTTCACTTGGATCAAAGTGGAGCCGATCCCTGTCCGAGAATGATTCTGCCAGGAAGAAAGGCTTTTGGGCAAGATATCGTTAAGATTTAGTTCCATTTGCTGTAAGAGTCAATCATTCTCTAATTATAGTTGTAATAACACCATCAATTTAGAATGAATATTTTCTATGTAGCCTAACTTTACTGATAACTTTGAatgctttaaaataattaatttttacttttgacCAGAAATTCCAGTCAGGTTGATGTGGTTCATATGAACTGTATGAATATAAACGTCCTTTGACAA
This region of Glycine soja cultivar W05 chromosome 17, ASM419377v2, whole genome shotgun sequence genomic DNA includes:
- the LOC114393138 gene encoding uncharacterized protein LOC114393138 — its product is MGSACCVAAKDPNLPNRTGDESLHRDVVCSPSWSFQWDSRGRVADEIENPSYHTSHVDSRNVSMELKGSLSSERGNLSDGGSILENSVTPISLKSPVDEALVANLMTPSSDLSMSSNFSTVVKNPAESSIPNLSFSIPSVFSTPTADPLPNHNYHHLPNSTPTRWAHRSPAHPLLRQISDSRIMGLKSPDNSISEGRPSFVLSTCSNEMAAGSICGSSDGWSMRTFSELVASSQRERWSFDSECFGSGRHKISGSSSRFSYSPSMELQSCGACSKLLTERSTWSNQKFIANSDLSVVAVLVCGHSYHAECLEAMTSEADRYDPACPICMVGDKNLSKLLSRKGLRAESEMKAKNHKISRNRVVDSYLDGGFDVFDRQKDIDLRGKVSKMEPSCSARSSFGKPFLRRHFSLGSKWSRSLSENDSARKKGFWARYR